The Xenorhabdus ishibashii DNA window TGGCATTTGTTAATACCGGACATAACGCCACACTTGCTGCGTTGAAAATGTTCAGCGGGCTTGATATCAATGTCATTACAGCAAATCTAAACACTTATAATCATGGTATTGATAGCCAGTCAATGAAAATGGCCGACCTGACAACAGCTATTCCGGGTTTATCTTCCGCAGCCCCCTGGATCTATTACCCTTCGCCTGGACGCTATAACGGGAAAACAGAAACATTTACCATAATAGGCTCTTCTGCGGAACTTGAGGAAGTCATGCAATTACGACTTCGTTATGGCCGATTTATCACTGATTATGATCAGTTCTCTCCCTATGTAGTCATTGGTAATGAAGTTGCCGTTACCCTTGGTGATGGAGACCCATCCCGTATACTTGGCAAACAGATTCAGCTTGGTAACTATTTATATACCGTCATTGGTATTTTCGCTATAAAAGGGCAAAACCCTATCTTTCCTTTTTCGCTGGATTCGGTGGTGGTCGCGCCTATCAATGCCATGCGTAAAATCTCACCCAATACTGATTTGAATGGCATCATCGCTCGCACTATAACAACCGCAACCACAGAGGACGATGCGAAGGATTTATTGGCATTGCTCAAGCGCAAGTTTCCGGCGGTTGATATTGATGTTCGGGTGGCCCAGCAACTACTGAAAGGGCAGACAGAACAAAACAAAACCTTTTCTTTTATGTTGATCGGATTGGCGGGTATTTCGCTGCTCACCGGTGGTATCGCAATTTCAAATGTGATGCTGATGAACGTTTCGGCTCGACGAAAAGAGATCGGGTTACGTATGGCTTTAGGCGCAAGAACTCAGGATATCCGACGCCTTTTTTTGTATGAAGCTGCTGCATTGACTTTAGCCGGCGCAACCCTTGGAACACTGGCAGGTGTTATCGTCTCCTTTCTTTTTGTCCTCTATTCTGGTTGGTCATTTTCTTTAGCCCCTTTATCTATTCCTTTAGGAATAGGTAGTTCAATCATGGCGGGACTTATCTCCGGTTTTTATCCCGCACATAAAGCCTCTCAAATGGAACCCGTACAGGCATTACGTGATGATTAAAAAATATTTTCTTTGTGGATCTCTGACCTTGTTTTTCCTTTTTCCTCAAACAGGGCTGCCTTCATCTGAACAGGAACGAGAACCTGATTACAGTCTGCGGCGGAAAGACTCTGGAGAGGCTATAGGCTTGTCGTTGAGTGATGCGATATCACTTGGTTTAAGAAATAACTACGCAATACGTAGCTTTTATCTGGATCGTATCGCCCAGAAATTTGATTTACGGGTGGCAGAAGATCGATTTACACCAAAGCTACAACTGAGTGGGCGTTACATTGCGGGTAAAAATCAGGATTCAAATTTTAGGAAAACTGACCTTTCTCCGAATGCCACACTGCTTACGCCTTTGGGAACGCGTTTTACTCTTTCCTGGACGCGTGAAAACACGAGATCTGGGGTAAACAATTTTCACAATGATGGCGCAAGCATTACTGTGGTACAGCCTCTTTTACGGGCAGCAGGAACCGATGTCAATAATGCTCCGATCTTATTGGCTAAACTCCAGGAACAAACCAATAGGTTGAATTTAAAAGCGACTATTTCTGATTCAATCACGCAAATTATTTTCGCATACCATGCATTACTCCGTGCTCAGGAGCAACAATCATTATCAGTCGCTTCTCTTAAGCGTATGCAGAAATTAGTCGAGATTAACAAAGAGTTGATTGATGCAGGCCGGATGGCCCAGACAGATATAATACAAACTCAGGCTGATCTGGCCATGCAGGAACTGTCGGCAAAGGAGGCGGAAAACAATGTGCATTCCACGAAGCTGGCATTGCTTAAGTTACTCGCCTTAAATCACAAAACTCCCATCTATGCTACAGATACGCTAAAAGGAACGCATGTAGGTCTGAATATTGAAAAATCAATTGCAAAGGCACAAGCTCAGCAGCCTGATTACCTTATTCAATTGCTTTCTGCAAAAACAGCAGATATTCAATTATTGCAGGCCCGAAATAATCGGCTCTGGGATTTATCATTGGTTGGCGGTGCATCTCAGCAACGTTCATCATCTTCTGAAGCCCGAAACTGGGAAAGTTTTGTGGGTATACAACTGGATATTCCAATTGGAGATCTAACTCAGAAACAAGCAGAAGTTCAGGCTAAAGTAAATGTCCAGAAGCAAGCCTTACACTTGGAGGAAGCAAAAACAAATCTGGAACAAAAGATAATCAATGCAATCCGTGATACGGGATCACGCTGGCAAGAATATCAATTAGCGATAAAAGCCAGCTCACTTTCTCAGAAAAAACTCGAAATTGAACAGGAAAAATTACAGGCTGGCCTATCCAGTAACTTTCAGGTTCTGAGTTTTGAAACCGACCTAAGAAATGCCGAAAATGCCCGCCTGAACACACTTATTCAGTATCTCAATGCTCAGGCTGAACTGGATCAAACTCTTGGCACTACACTGGAAAGCTGGGGGATAACACTCAATGATTAAACGTTATCAATGGGCCATCGCTGGCATACTTGTTGTGGCGGCTTGTTTTTTTACCTTTTTATCCTTAAAGCAACCACCAGCTCAGGAGTCAGTACAATGGATTGAGGTAAAACAAGCTGTTATAGAAAAACGACTTGGTTTGGTCGGCCATCTACAATCTGCACGTCTTGAAACTATACCTGCTCCATTTGACGCAATTATCAAACAAATTTTGGTCAAAGAAGGACAGTGGGTGCAAGAAGGTCAAACATTAGTGACGCTTGATACCCGAAAGATTGATATTGATCTTCGGCAAGCGCAAGTTGAGATGATCAAAGCCTCATCAGTCGTTGACCAATTACATGACTGGGAGAATAGCCAGGAAGTGATCCGAGCCAGAAGAAATGTCGAAAATGCAAACCACATGGTTATAGAACTAAAAAATAATCTCGCCAAAACACAAGCTCTGTTTTCACGGGGCATTGTACCAAAAATGGAAGTGGAAACTCTCCAGCAGCAACTTCGCCGACAACTAACAGAACTTGCTTCAGTACAGGATGATCTTGCATCCATTCGACAAAAGGGAAGCATTAATAACGTACGCGTTGCAGAAATGGAACTTCAGAATGCAACAACCCGTTATCAGGCGCTACAAGAACAATACTTGCATAAAGAAATTAAAGCACCATTTTCGGGTGTCATATTGAGGGCTGCACAAGGAGAAAATAAGAAACTTTTAACGATTCAGACAGGAGTTAGAGTAACCGAAGGGATGCCATTATTGGAAATTATGGACACAACCCAATATCAGGTACTGGCGCAGGTAGAAGAAACCGATCTCGCCAAACTTAAAGAAGGGCAGGCAGTAAAAATCAGTGGCGAAGGGTTTTCTGAGCACTCTTTGGATGGAGAAATTGAAACCATTGCAATGCAAAGCGTGAGTACAGATAAACCAGGATCTGCAATTTATTATGATGTTGTGATTAAAGTGATTTCATCTATGAATCAAAATTATCCCATCAGACCTGGAATGAGTGCCAAAGTCAATATTGTTATTTATCGCAATGAACAAGGAATTGTTGTACCAGAAGCAGCGTTAACTCGCGCTAGCAATGGACAATTAATAATAAGTTGGCGCCCAGATTTAAAACGTCAGGCTATACCCCGCCAGATAATTGTCGGGGAAGCTATGCCGGAAGGTATAGAGGTTCATGGACTAGAAGAGGGATTTATTGCACTGCCGCGATGGTAAAACCATCAATTCATAAATATATAGAAAATACAAATACTTACCAGAATAAAATTATGATGATAGATAGAGTATTTTTGACAAAAATACTCTACTTATTAAAAGATACGTTTGAAAAAGTAAGATTTATTGAATAAGATGGCGTGGGTAATTAGCCGTAATTTTTACAGAGCGTAACCACTAAAGCGTGGCCGGTTTGCACAAAAAACAAACCATATATCAAATCAAGAATAGGAAAATGGAAATGTCCGTTCCGTCCAACCATGAAAATAGCGGTGATAAAACATCACTAATTGTGCCGAACGATTCTCAACAGCAAGAACAGGGTACACTGGTGTCGCTCTCAGTATCAGGAAGACAGATATATGACAATCCCGCGATTGCCTATCTTGTCAGCCTTGGATCAAAACGCAGTCGCAAGACCATGAAATCATTTTTGGACATCGTGGCAAAAATGTTGGGATACCAAAATGTACATGACTGTACCTGGCATGCACTTCGTCGCCACCATATTCAAGCAATTATGGAAATGCTTTCAGATTCGGGTAAAGCTCCCGCTACAATTAATACTTATCTTTCCGCCTTGAAAGGAGTTGCATTGGAAGCATGGTCAATGAAACAACTCGACACCGACAATTTTCAACATATAAAACAAGTGCGTTCTGTCAGGGGAAATCGATTACCAAAAGGCAGGGCACTTGAGCGTTATGAAATAAAAACTTTATTTTTTACCTGCGAAAATGATATCAGTACAAAGGGGTTACGTGATGCCGCTATCATTGGGGTGCTTGTGGGATGCGGACTTCGTCGTTCAGAAATTGTTTCACTCGATATGAAGCATATTATTCGTCGCGAACAAGCATTAAGAGTGATGGGGAAAGGTAATAAAGAACGATTAGCTTATATGCCAGAAGGGACATGGGAACGTTTAAATAGCTGGATAGATGAAGTGCGTGGGGATCATTCTGGTCCACTTTTTACCCGGATCCGTCGTCATGATGATGTAACCGATAGCCGTTTATCAGATCAAGCCATCTATCACATTCTTGAAACCCGTAGAATAGAAAGCGGATTAGAAAAATTTGCTCCACATGATTTGCGCAGGACTTTTGCATCAGCCATGCTGGACAACGGAGAAGATATTGTAACCATCAAAGATGCAATGGGGCATTCAAGCATCACGACAACCCAAAAGTATGATAGACGTGGAGATGAACGTCTAAGAAATGCCGCTAGAAATCTGAATTTTTGACAGGGATAATAAGTTTTGCGATTGCGTTTTTATGGACGGGATTGTACAGCGCACTGGATAAACCCTAAAAAATATTATTAATGATTGCCCGAAATAATGTTCGGGCAATCTATCAACGAGCAAACACGTTACTCTATATCTATCTTGATTGGGCAAACAAATCCATCAGGCTTTATAGCTAACAAATCACATCTTAGTCGATCGACGACATGTTCTGCAGTATTACCAAGAAACGCGGCTGATAATCCAGTTCGACCAAGAATGCCTAAAACAACCACACCAGCATTGAGTTCATCACATATTTCAGGGATGACTTTTTCCGGTATACCTTCACGAACGTGAGTTTGCTGCTCATCAATATAGAATTTCTGTCTCAATTCTTTCATGGCGATCAAATGTTGACCGCGCAATGCCTGATTATACACATTAGGGTTAAAGTCAGGCAATTCAGTTGCAATATTTAAAGGTGCTACCGGATAGGCACTAACGAGATGGATCAGAGGGTCTTTTACAATTCGATTGGCAAGTTCTTGTGTCTCACGCACCAATTTCAGATTCAATTCATTATGATAAGGTTCTTCATTAGATAAATTAACAGCAACAGCAGCAGAACCATTTTCTGGCCATACTTGATCTTTTACCATCCAGACTGGGCAAGGGCACTTACGTAGCAAATGCCAGTCAAGTGGAGTAAAAATCATTGATTCTAATCGGGAATGTTGATGTGCCATTTTCAATAATAAGTCGTGCTTTTCAGTAATAACTTCTTGAATAATGGCTTCATAAGGACGATTATGCCAAACTACTTTGATCTCAATATCAATACCTGATTCAAGATAGTAATGGGCTTGTTGTTTTATCCAAGCGATTCGTTGGCCTATGACACCTTTGCGCATAGCATTTCTTTCTTCTGGAGAAAGTAAGGTAGTCATTTCATATGAAAGGTCATAAATCGGTAAAAATGCTTTAATCTGCCCACCATTGCGCTGCACGATATAGACTGCGCGTCTTAGAGCGGGCTGATCATCCTGATTAGGATCAATCGCAACCAAGAGATTTTGGTAGTTTGCCATATTGAGTTCCTCGCAGAGTCTGAATGCCTCTTTCATACAGAAGATAAACCAATATAGACAACTATAACAGGGTAAGAGTAAGCCAGATCAGCAAAATATAGTGATCTGGCTTAAAATTTAACTAACGTCAGGACACATTAGCTAGAGTTTTACCAACCAATTCTGACAATTTATTCATATCTTCGATCGCAATATACTTACCCTTAACAGCTAAAATTCCATTTTTCTGGAAGCGACCAAGTAGGCGACTAATTGTCTCAACAGTCAAGCCTAAGTAATTACCAATGTCACCACGTGTCATGGTTAGGCGAAATTCACGAGGAGAAAAACCACGTTGTGAAAAGCGACGTGACAGGTTGTAAACGAAAGCAGCCAATCTCTCTTCTGCGTTCTTTTTGGAAAGTAACAGGATCATTTCTTGGTCACCTTTGATTTCTCCGCTCATCAAACGCATCATTTGCTGGCGGAGATTAGGCATTTTTCCAGAAAGATCATCCAGCGTTTCAAATGGGATTTCACATACCATTGAAGTTTCCAAAGCCTGAGCAAAGCTTGGATGTTCAGTATTAATGATGGCATCAAATCCAACTAAATCACCAGCAAGGTGGAAACCTGTAATTTGTTCATCACCTTCTTCGGTAATAGTATAACTTTTGATGGTCCCAGAACGGATGGCATAGAGTGATTTTAGTGCATCACCGGCCTTAAATAATGTTTGCCCTTTCTGGATAGGTTTCTTACGCTCAATAATGTTATCAAGCTGATCAAGTTCATGCTCATTTAAGGTAAAAGGAATGCAAAGCTGGCTAATGCTACAATCCTGACAGTGGATTGCACAACCACCAGATTGAATCCGACGAATAATACGTTGTTTTTCCGGGATCATAGGGGATGCTCATTAGAAGTGATTGATATGTGTAAATTTAACATATTTAGGTTGCCCTGATAAGAGCAAGATACTGCCATTAATCGCGGTATTTATCATCACCTGTGGAAAAAATAATTTTTTTGTATTAACGTCTGGCTTGCGTAAAATCTTAGCCATTCAATATAATATTTTAATAAAAATGAAATTGAATTAAGAATATATTGATACAATACGCATTGATGGTGTTATTTGGTTACAAATATATGGAATAGGATTATGACATGAGTGAATGGTCATTAATTGCATTTACAATGATAGCACAAAGCTCGGTGGGACTTGTATTAATGAGCGGGCTTTATACATACTGGATTAAACATGAATCAAACATATGGCAACATTCAGTAACCATTTTGGTGCAAAAAATATTATTAAGGACATTGTTAGTCAGTAGCGCATTAGCAGGGATAGGACTAGTTGCTTCTTTGAACATTATAGAACGATTTAATGTCTATCACGCATTGCAGAACGTAATACATAAATGGGTAAGAATAGAAACAATTTTTGCGGTCATCTACTTTGGTTTATTGGTCTTATATATACTTTTATCTGTGATTACAAAGCGCGCATATATTTATATTATGCTGGTAATTGGGGTTATTGGTTTAATTGACCTTTACTATATGGCAATTATTTATGTTAATAGTGCCATGATCACTTGGGCAAACATGAATACCTACTTTTTATTTTATAGCGCAGTATTTACATTAGGGCCTGCATTGGCGTTGTCATTTATTTCCTACCCCTTAGGAAAATATCTTCGAGGAAGATTATCCACCAAATTAGTAATGGCAGCTTTGCTGGTTGTTTTCATAAGTGTCACCATGCGACTGATTGAGCAACCTGCTTATATGGAATGGTTATCAGAAATTACAATCGTTAATGATAATGTTATTTTTCCACTTCAAGCTGAATTTAAAATCAAAAGCGCCTTTGGGTTAAGAATGATTTCATGGTGTCTGTATATTATTGCAATGGTCATCTGGACTTTTTCCTTATGGAAGGAAAAGTGTAATGCATTGATTGGTAACGATTATTTTATTCTTATCGGAGCGGCCATCATGTTTGTTGCTGAATTGATCAATCAATATACATTTTTTATTATGTGAAACGTATGATAGGTCATTCACACTGTCTCAATTGATTATCCCATTTTTCACTCTTCTTTCGATATAACGGAAACTGTGACAACGTAACGGTTTCCGTTATGCGCTAAAGTAACCATATTTATAATTTCAAAAGAAATATTTTCATATGAATATTATAAGGTGTTATTTTCATTTTTTTGTGGTGGCGCACAAATTTAAAATTAATTATTAACTTACAATTAATATTATAAGAATTATTTTTCATATCTATATAAAATAGATTTATTCGGCATAATATTGCAGATTGCTTTTTATGCAACCGCAATGATCGAAAATTAAACAGTGTATTTTCAGTTAGTTATTGTGGGGGTTTTAC harbors:
- a CDS encoding dimethyl sulfoxide reductase anchor subunit family protein; translation: MSEWSLIAFTMIAQSSVGLVLMSGLYTYWIKHESNIWQHSVTILVQKILLRTLLVSSALAGIGLVASLNIIERFNVYHALQNVIHKWVRIETIFAVIYFGLLVLYILLSVITKRAYIYIMLVIGVIGLIDLYYMAIIYVNSAMITWANMNTYFLFYSAVFTLGPALALSFISYPLGKYLRGRLSTKLVMAALLVVFISVTMRLIEQPAYMEWLSEITIVNDNVIFPLQAEFKIKSAFGLRMISWCLYIIAMVIWTFSLWKEKCNALIGNDYFILIGAAIMFVAELINQYTFFIM
- a CDS encoding tyrosine-type recombinase/integrase, with amino-acid sequence MSVPSNHENSGDKTSLIVPNDSQQQEQGTLVSLSVSGRQIYDNPAIAYLVSLGSKRSRKTMKSFLDIVAKMLGYQNVHDCTWHALRRHHIQAIMEMLSDSGKAPATINTYLSALKGVALEAWSMKQLDTDNFQHIKQVRSVRGNRLPKGRALERYEIKTLFFTCENDISTKGLRDAAIIGVLVGCGLRRSEIVSLDMKHIIRREQALRVMGKGNKERLAYMPEGTWERLNSWIDEVRGDHSGPLFTRIRRHDDVTDSRLSDQAIYHILETRRIESGLEKFAPHDLRRTFASAMLDNGEDIVTIKDAMGHSSITTTQKYDRRGDERLRNAARNLNF
- a CDS encoding ABC transporter permease translates to MHDHRQSDNYGMSVLMIWREAWRNLMATGRSTLLALSGIAIGCASVVAFVNTGHNATLAALKMFSGLDINVITANLNTYNHGIDSQSMKMADLTTAIPGLSSAAPWIYYPSPGRYNGKTETFTIIGSSAELEEVMQLRLRYGRFITDYDQFSPYVVIGNEVAVTLGDGDPSRILGKQIQLGNYLYTVIGIFAIKGQNPIFPFSLDSVVVAPINAMRKISPNTDLNGIIARTITTATTEDDAKDLLALLKRKFPAVDIDVRVAQQLLKGQTEQNKTFSFMLIGLAGISLLTGGIAISNVMLMNVSARRKEIGLRMALGARTQDIRRLFLYEAAALTLAGATLGTLAGVIVSFLFVLYSGWSFSLAPLSIPLGIGSSIMAGLISGFYPAHKASQMEPVQALRDD
- a CDS encoding FNR family transcription factor, translated to MIPEKQRIIRRIQSGGCAIHCQDCSISQLCIPFTLNEHELDQLDNIIERKKPIQKGQTLFKAGDALKSLYAIRSGTIKSYTITEEGDEQITGFHLAGDLVGFDAIINTEHPSFAQALETSMVCEIPFETLDDLSGKMPNLRQQMMRLMSGEIKGDQEMILLLSKKNAEERLAAFVYNLSRRFSQRGFSPREFRLTMTRGDIGNYLGLTVETISRLLGRFQKNGILAVKGKYIAIEDMNKLSELVGKTLANVS
- a CDS encoding HlyD family secretion protein, with protein sequence MIKRYQWAIAGILVVAACFFTFLSLKQPPAQESVQWIEVKQAVIEKRLGLVGHLQSARLETIPAPFDAIIKQILVKEGQWVQEGQTLVTLDTRKIDIDLRQAQVEMIKASSVVDQLHDWENSQEVIRARRNVENANHMVIELKNNLAKTQALFSRGIVPKMEVETLQQQLRRQLTELASVQDDLASIRQKGSINNVRVAEMELQNATTRYQALQEQYLHKEIKAPFSGVILRAAQGENKKLLTIQTGVRVTEGMPLLEIMDTTQYQVLAQVEETDLAKLKEGQAVKISGEGFSEHSLDGEIETIAMQSVSTDKPGSAIYYDVVIKVISSMNQNYPIRPGMSAKVNIVIYRNEQGIVVPEAALTRASNGQLIISWRPDLKRQAIPRQIIVGEAMPEGIEVHGLEEGFIALPRW
- the uspE gene encoding universal stress protein UspE; the encoded protein is MANYQNLLVAIDPNQDDQPALRRAVYIVQRNGGQIKAFLPIYDLSYEMTTLLSPEERNAMRKGVIGQRIAWIKQQAHYYLESGIDIEIKVVWHNRPYEAIIQEVITEKHDLLLKMAHQHSRLESMIFTPLDWHLLRKCPCPVWMVKDQVWPENGSAAVAVNLSNEEPYHNELNLKLVRETQELANRIVKDPLIHLVSAYPVAPLNIATELPDFNPNVYNQALRGQHLIAMKELRQKFYIDEQQTHVREGIPEKVIPEICDELNAGVVVLGILGRTGLSAAFLGNTAEHVVDRLRCDLLAIKPDGFVCPIKIDIE
- a CDS encoding TolC family protein, whose translation is MIKKYFLCGSLTLFFLFPQTGLPSSEQEREPDYSLRRKDSGEAIGLSLSDAISLGLRNNYAIRSFYLDRIAQKFDLRVAEDRFTPKLQLSGRYIAGKNQDSNFRKTDLSPNATLLTPLGTRFTLSWTRENTRSGVNNFHNDGASITVVQPLLRAAGTDVNNAPILLAKLQEQTNRLNLKATISDSITQIIFAYHALLRAQEQQSLSVASLKRMQKLVEINKELIDAGRMAQTDIIQTQADLAMQELSAKEAENNVHSTKLALLKLLALNHKTPIYATDTLKGTHVGLNIEKSIAKAQAQQPDYLIQLLSAKTADIQLLQARNNRLWDLSLVGGASQQRSSSSEARNWESFVGIQLDIPIGDLTQKQAEVQAKVNVQKQALHLEEAKTNLEQKIINAIRDTGSRWQEYQLAIKASSLSQKKLEIEQEKLQAGLSSNFQVLSFETDLRNAENARLNTLIQYLNAQAELDQTLGTTLESWGITLND